One Candidatus Eisenbacteria bacterium genomic window, GGAATCCTCATCTGGTCGCTCTCTTGTCGGCCTTGACCCATTCGCCGCCACCTCCGATGATGGTCAGCTAGATCCGATCGCCGATGTTGCGGCAACGGTGCTCGACGAACCGCATGATACCAGCATTCGAATCCGGAGCAGGAGGAGCACAGGAGTGACTCGCACATTCATGGCCGGTCCGCCCTTGGCGATCCTGATCGCGGCCGCGCTTCTCATCCCGGGATGCGGAGACGACGGCAAGAAGACGACGCAGCCGGACGACAACAACAACCAGACGCCGACCTACACGGCCGACATCCAGCCGATCCTCCAGTCCGGTTGCTCCTGTCACTACCCCGGCGGCCAGATGTACGGCGGCGCGCCTCTCGACACCTACCAGAGGGCCTTCAATCTCCGCTCGAGGGTGAAGGCGCGCGCGGGCGTCGAGCGGACAATGCCGCCTGCCGGTCCTCTTCCTCAGACGCAGCAGAACACGATCATCGCGTGGGTGGACGCGGGGGCGCCGGAGTAGCCCAGCGGAACTTGCCCAGTAGCGAATCGAGGCCGAGGGCGGCAAGGTAGACGATCCCCCCGGACCAGATGATATCGGAGAGGAAGTGGGCTCCGACGGCGATCCGCTGGAGTCCGAGAAGACCGCCCGCGAAGAGGGAGCCGCCGAGCGCAACGCGCGCTCCGGCGCGCGCGCCTGAGCGTCGGTTCCTGCGAAGCGCCAGGTAGACGCTCGTGAAGTAGAAGCCCATCGACGCGTGCCCGCTCGGGAAGGCTCTCCCTTCCCCGTCCAGATCGATCCGGCCCACGGGATGAAACGCCTCCGCTCCTCCGAACTCGACGATGTCGCGCGGGCGGGGACGTCCCGTCTCCTCCTTGAGGATGGCGTTGACCAGGAGTCCGGGGCCCACGAGGAGAGTCAGGACCAAGAGCAGGCAGTCCCGACGATGAACGCGAAGCCGCGCAAGGAAGATCGACAGGATCGCGAGGAGAGCGGCGCCGATGGCAGTCGCGTTGGCTGGCCAGACGCCGTACCGATAGACCGCATCCCACAGCGCTTGCCCCTTTCCGCACCACGACGGATCGCTCGTCTCGTCGTGAAACAGGCTCGATACGCGCAGATCCAGGTCGAAAGCGAGAACCGCCGCCGAGAGGAGAAGGAGGCCTGCGCACACTGCGAAGAACTCGATCAGTCGGGGATGCGCTCTCAGGCCAAGGCCTGCGGTCATGGGCCGATCCTCTCCCCTCGGGGCTCGTCGGGCCGGAGCGCGCGAGCGGCGGCGCATGCGAACGCCAGGCCGGCCGCGTCCCCGGAGGTCGGTGTCGACGACGCGCAAAGGCCGCTCCCGGGCGTTTTCCCGGGAGCGGCCCTCTGACGCGCCGCCATCAGATCCTCTCCGTCAGGACCTTCCGCCGCAGCTTCACGATCGCCTCGGTCGGGTTGAGCGCCTTCGGACAGGCCTCCACGCAGTTGAAGATCGTGTGGCACCTCCACAGGCCGTGCTTGCTGTCGAGCGCCTGCAGCCTGTCGCCGAACCCCTCGTCCCTGGTGTCGAAGACGTACCGGTAGGCCTTGAGCAGGGCGGCCGGGCCCAGGAACTGCGAGCTGCTCCAGTAAACGGGGCACGACGACGTGCAGGCGCCGCAGAGGATGCACTCCCAGGTCCCGTCGATGAGCTTCCGATCCTCGGGGCTCTGCTTCCTCTCCTTGTCGGTCGGAGCCTGCTTCGAACAGATGAGATAGGGTTTGACCGTCTCGTAGCGCGCGAAGAAGTCGGTCTGGTCCACGACCAGATCGCGCAGTACCGGGAAGGAACGGAGCGGTTCCACCGTGACGACCTTCCCCTTGCAGGCGGAGACCTGCAGCTCGCATGCGAGCGTGTTCTTCCCGTCGATCGTCATCGCGCAGGAGCCGCAGATCCCGTGCCGGCACGATCTGCGGAAAGCGAGCGAGCCGTCGTGGCGCCACTTGATCTCGTTGAGGGCGTCCAGGACCGTCCACGCCTCCTGCACCTCGATCTCGTATTCCTTGAGCGCGCCCTTGGCGGGATCGCTCGGGTCCGTCCGCCAGATCCGGAAGGTCCTTTTCATCCCGGCCTCCTAGTACTTCCGCTCTTGAGGCTGAAAGCGGGTGATCGTGACCGGCCGATAGGCCAGCCGCACGCTTCCGTTCTCCTCCAGCCAGCTGAAAGTGTGCTTGAGCCAGTCCTTGTCGTCGCGCCACGGATGATCGGTGCGCCAGTGCGCTCCGCGGCATTCCTTTCGCGCGATCGCTCCCGTCACGATGGTGAGGCTGAAGTCGAGCATGTGGCCGAGCTCGATGGCCTCGATCAGCTCCGTGTTGACGCGAAGGCTCCTGTCCGACACGCGGACCTTGCCGTAACGCTCGCGGAGGCTCTTCACCTCGGCGAGCTGCTTCTCCAGATCGGCGGCGTTCCTGTAGATGCCGCAGCGGGCCGTCATGCCGACCTGCAGCGCTTGCCGTATCTCGGCGTCCGACTCCCCGCCCCCTCCGGAGAAGAGATGCTCGATCTCGGCGCGCGAGGCCGCATCCGGGCCTTCGGGGAGGGGCGGCGGCTCGCTCCGCTGCGCGCGCAGCCAGTCGACCATCGCGATCCCGCCGAGGCGCCCATAGACCGCGCACTCCAGGGTCGAGTTGGTCCCCAGTCGATTCGCGCCGTGGACTGAAACGCAGGCGCACTCGCCGGAGGCGAAGAGGCCGGGAACGGGCGTCTTCTTCTCGTCGGCATAGACCGCGGTGTCCAGCCCGGTCGGGATTCCGCCCATCGAGTAGTGGGCCGTCGGCTGGATCGGTATCGGGTCCTTCACGCAATCGACGCCACAGAACTTGAGCGCCAGCTCATGAATCTGCGGAAGGACCTCGTGGATCTTGGCCGCGCCCAGGTGGCGCAGATCGCAGAACAGATACGGCCTTCCACCGATCCCGCGCCCCTCATCGATCTCGGTCTGCTCCGCGCGAGAGACTACATCTCGGGGCGCCAGCTCCATCTTGGCTTTCGCGTAGCGCTCCATGAAGCGCTCGCCCTTGTCGTTCACGAGATAGCCGCCCTCGCCGCGTGCAGCCTCGGAAATCAGGATCCCATGCGGGTAGAGCCCCGTAGGATGGAACTGGACGAACTCCATGTCCTCGAGCGGCAAGCCCGCGCGCAGGATGTGCGAGAGGCCGTCGCCCGTGTTCGCGTGCGCGTTCGTAGTGATCTGCCAGGCGCGGGCGTAGCCGCCGGTAGCCAGCATCGTTGCCCGCGAATGGAAGATATGGAGCCCGCCATTGGTCAGGTCCCACGCGACGACACCGAGACACGCGCCGTCTCTCACGATGAGCTGGGTCACGTAGAACTCGGTGTAGAAGCGCACGCCGCGCTTGACGCACTGCTCATAGAGCGTGTGGAGCTGCGCGTGACCGGTGCGGTCGGCCGCGTAGCAGGAGCGCGCGATGTCCCCCTTCCCGAAGTCCGCGTAGTGCCCGCCGAAGGGACGCTGCGCGATCTTCCCGTCCGGGGTCCTCGAGAACGGGACTCCCAGATGCTCCATCTCATACATGACGGGGACCGCCTCGCGGACCAGGACTTCCTGCGCGTCCTGGTCGCCGAGATAGTCGCTGCCGCGAACCGTGTCGAAGAGGTGCCACTCCCAGTTGTCCTCCTGCATGTTCCCCAGCGACGCGGCGCACCCTCCCTGGGCGGCGCCCGAGTGGGAGCGGGTCGGGAAAACCTTGGAGAGGACCGCGGTGTCGAAGTGCTCGCTCGCCTTCAAGGCGGCGTAGAGTCCGGCGATGCCGGCGCCCACAACCACCACGTCGTGCCGGTGGCGCTCGCTCGGGGCGATCATCGGACCCCCGCAGGCGCGCGGAACGGAAGGATCGTGACCGTTCCCAGCACCGCAAGGCCCACTCCCAGAATCAGGGCGAGGCTGTAGAGCGCGACCCGCGCCCAGGGCTTGTGGACCGACTCCTGAAGAACCACCCAGACTCCGCGCAAACCATGGAAGAGGACAACGATGAGGAAGGTGATGTCGATCAACTTCCACCACGGGCTCGCGAGACGGGCCGCCACGCTCGCGTACTCGACCTCCATCGCACCCCGCGCGGGATTGCCGAAGGCGTAGTGCGTGACCAGCAAGTGCGTGATCACGACCGGAAGCAATAGGATCCCGGTGAGCCTCTGGAGGAACCACCCCATCAGCCCGCCGGAGCCGACACCTCGATCCCTCGTCATCGGATCACCTCCCCGATCGAATGGCCGCCGCCATGAAAAGCCGAGAGCAGAATCGGATAGGCGCCGAAGATGAAGAGCGCGACCCCGATCGCCATCACCCACCAGAAGAGCTTCTTCTGGTAGAGCGCCCCCCGTCCCCACTCGACGATCAGGATCCGGATGCCGTTCATCGCATGATAGAGGATGATCCCGAGCAGTCCGATCTCGCCGAGCTTGAAGAGGGGTTGCTGGACGAATCCCATCACCTTGTCGAAGCCCTCAGGCCCCTGCGTGAGGTGATGGATCACCCATATGTGGATCGCGAGGTACGCGGTGATCGCGATCCCCGTGACCCGGTTCAAGATCCAGGCCACGTATCCGAGATGCCAACGGTAGCGCATCGTCCCTCCCGCTTGTCCCCGCGCCGACGCCGCGTCAACACGAGCAGCGCATAGATCATGCCCTTGCCGCGGGGTCTCTTCAACTCCGTATTCGCTCGGGAAACTAATCGTGAAGATGAACGCAAGCTGCGTTGTGGCCATACGCGCTTGGCTGTATGCGGGAAGCGAGCAGGCGCGCCGCGAGGAAGGTGGACCCCGACGGTTCCCTCCGCCCCGCTAGGTTCGCGTTCGCGGCGCGGGGCTTCGGGAACCGGTCGGGGCCCCCGGACGCTCCAGTGGAGCGCTGCTGGCCCGCGCAGCTCGCGCCCTGTCCCTCAGCGAGCGAAAGCGGGCCACAGCGCGACAAAGAGCGCCGCGGCCCGCTACGGGCCGACTTCCACGATCCAGATGTCAGTACTCCCCATGCGATCGGAGGCGAAGACGATGCGGGCGCCGTCGGGGGACCAGGAGGGCGAGAAATCGAGCCCGGGACGGATGGTTGCGCGGGTCGCGGCGCCTCCGGCGGACGGGACGATCCAGATGTCGCCGGCGATCACGGCGCCCAGATCGTCTCGCGTGTGCTTGTGGTAGGCGATCCGGCTTCCGTCGGGGGACCAGCAGGGATCTCCCTCGAACTCGCTCGTGTCGGTGAGCTGCACCGCCGAGCCTCCGCCGGCCGGGACCACCCAGATGTCGGAATTCCCGCTCTTCCACGAGCAGTAGGCGATCCTGCTTCCATCGGGAGACCATGCCGGGGCGAAATCGTAGATGGAATCGTCCGTGATCTGGGTGTAGGTGTGCGTCGCGAGAACCAGTACCCAGATGTCCATGTGCCCGCCGCGGTCGGAGCAGAAGACGATCCTCGATCCGTCGGGCGACCAGTCGGGATACGAATCGGCGGCGAGATCGTCGGTGAGCTTCATCGGATCGCCGCCCGGGATGACGGACCACAGATTCCAGACCAATCCGGGGCCAGGGTTCGCCGCCGCGAAGGCGATGCGCAGGCCGTCGGGCGACCAATCGGGGGTCATGAGACCGGGCAGGCTGGCGATCAGGTCCGCGGGGCCGCCACCCGCCGGGATCACGACCAGGTTGTCGGCGGTGTCGCCGAGGTGGTTTTCCACGAAGGCGATCGAGTGGCCGTCGGGCGACCAGTCGGGAGTCGTGTTGAACTCCTTGCCCTGGGTGAGCCGCACAAGGCCCCGTTCGGGGAGGGTCTCCGAGATCACGTTCGAGAGCGGCGACCAGTTCCGCGCTTCGTCGGCGGCCTTCATCGCGAAATAGTAGGTCGTCACGGAAGAGAGACCACTGACTGTCAATGTCTCCGCGGCGCCCGCCGCCTTGGGCGCCGGCATCGGTGAGACTCTGGCCGCGGAGTCCCAGGCCTGGTCCGTGATCGCGACGTTCGAACGGCGCATGTCGTACTGCGATGCAGTACCGGCGCTCCCATCGTCGCCCGGAGCGGTCCAGATGAATGTGACCGAAGAGTCGGTGAATGCGTCCACGGTGAGCCGGGGCGCGGCCGGAGGGATCATGTCCTCCCTGGGGGAATCGGGGGCCGTGGAGAGCTTCGTATTCTCGGCCTTCTCACATGAGAACAGAGTCAGACCGAGAGCGATGACGAGCAGAGACAGAGCGCCCAAGGAGGAATGGAAGAACGCAGTCCGGGGAAGACAATGGTCTGCCATGGCGAGCCCCCCCACCCCTGTCCTCCAATGAGAGTATGCGCCTGACGCATGGCCGGTCAACGCCCCGATACCGTCGCCGCAGGTTCGACGATCTCCGTCGCGCCCTTGACGATCTCCCTCGGATCCACGATCCTCTTGAGTTCGATGGTGCAAGATCCACGATCTGGTGGCGCGCCGCCCGGACAGGCCGCGCGTCACAAGGAGGACTGAATGCCGCTCTTACCGATGCGAGTGCTTCTTGATCACGCCGCCGAGCATGGATACGGGGTGGGCGCCTTCAACGTCAACAACATGGAGCAGATCCAGGCCATCATGGCCGCCGCGCAGAAGACGGAGTCGCCAGTCATCATCCAGGCGTCGCGCGGGGCGCGCTCCTACTCCCAGGACAACTACCTGCGGCATCTGATGCTCGCGGCCGCCGAACTCTATCCGGCGATTCCGGTCGCGATGCATCAGGACCACGGCACGAGCCCTGAGGTCTGCTTCTCGGCGATCGAGCAGGGATTCACGAGCTGCATGATGGACGGCTCGCTTCTCGAGGACGGCAAGTCGCCGGCCCCCTACTCCTACAATGTGGAGACCACGCGCAAGGTGGTGGAGTATGCCCACAGGCGGGGCGTGACGGTGGAGGGAGAACTCGGAACGCTGGGCGGGATCGAGGACGGACACGGCGCGGGGCTCACCGGGGACGAGGCGCTCGCTCATCTCACCGACCCGGCGCAGGCGGAGCAGTTCGTCGCGGAGACAGGCGTGGACGCGCTCGCGGTCGCCATCGGAACGAGCCACGGCGCCTACAAGTTCAAGCAGCGCCCGACCGGCGAGGTCCTGAAGATCGGCATCATCAAGGAGATCCATCGCAGGCTCCCGAACTGCCACATGGTGATGCACGGCTCATCGAGCGTGCCGAAGGAGCTGATCGACATCATCAATCGATACGGCGGACAGATCCCCGAAACCTATGGAGTTCCCGTGGAGGAGATCCAGGAGGGGATCCGAAACGGCGTCCGCAAGATCAACGTAGACACCGACAATCGCCTGGCGATCACCGGCGCGATCCGCAAGGTCTTCGCGGAGAAGCCGGCCGAGTTCGACCCGCGCTCCTATCTGAAGCCGGCGAGGGAGGCGATGCAGAGAGTCTGCGAGGAGCGAATGATCGCCTTCGGCCAGGCGGGACACGCGGGCGGGATCAAGGTCGTCTCCCTCGATGATATGGCGCGCCGCTACGTGACGATGGGGCGCTAGAACCTCCTCAACAGAACCGTCCCGGGTGCGGGGATTTCCCGCCAGTCGGCGCGGGCGAGGCCGGCGATTCCATCGACGGGCTCGGAAGACACCACGCGCAGGCCGGCCCCCGAGCCTTCCCACAGGGCGTGGTAGCGGCGGACCCCCTTGGTCGGATGCCGCATCGCCACGGCCAGGATCGAGCCGGCGTCCATGAGAAGGCTGTGCATCGAGGTGTAGTCCCGAACCGGCTCCAGCGACCGCAGGACCGATGACTCCAGATCGCGCGGATCGAGCTGGCTCAGGATGTGATGAAACAGGACCTCCGAGTCGGTTCCCCCCTCCGGCGCGAGGCCGGGGGCGGCTCGCAGGGGGCCGAGGTCATCGACGACGCCGTTGTGGCAGAAGGCCCAGTCCCGACCGGCATGGGTCGCGCGGAAAGGATGCGTGTTCGCGAGCCGCACGCTCCCCTTCTTGGACGCCCGCCTGGCGTGCAGGAGCATGAGGTCGGTCTCGATCGCGTCGAGATCGTGGACGGAAGGGTCCGCGAGACACGATAAGGGGCTCCTGCGAACGCGGATCTCTCCTCTCTCCGTCCACGCGGCGCCCCACCCGTCCTCATGGCGATGCTCGGCGCCAAGGCGTCTCTTCTCGTGCGTGTGGGCCGGATTGTCGTTGGCGGCCATCCTGATGAGGGCCTCGCGAAGGGCGCGGGGCTCGAACTCGCCGGCGGCCGCGATCATCCTGCACATGCTTGCTTCCTTCCACGCGGTATCTTGTCCGTCTCACGGACTCGTCGAGTGTCGCAGATGCGCGCACGGCGGTCCAGTCTGGCCCCGGCAAGACCTGACGGCAAGACTTGATCCTCCCCAACCCCATCGCCTGTGGTATCCTCGCTCCGTTTGGGGCGATTCCAACAAGGAGGTGCACCCTGCACACCGACATCAAGAAGCTGTTCCGGGAGGTGGCTCCCGCTGTCGACTTCTGCTCGCTGCGCGTGCTCCGGGAGGCGAGCGAGCAACTCATGGTCCGCCACGAGATCCCGCAGCCGGTCGTCTTCCGCGAGGACATCGGGGGGATGGTGACGGTCATCGACCGCGGAGGCCTCGGTTATGCCGCGACAAGCGATCTATCCAGGGAGGGACTGCGGCGGGCGGTCGAGGATGCGACCGAGTGGGCCAAGCGCAGCGCCGGGCGCGCGGTCACGAACTTCACGGCCATCGAGCAGCCTCACCCCACGGGCCACTACGAGACGCCGGTCCGCGCGCCGTGGCAATCGATGCCGATGGCGCAGAAGATGGACATCCTGCGGCAGGAGTGCAAGCGCCTGCGGACGGAAGAGAAGATCGTCGATAGTGTCGCATCCTTCTGGTACACGGAGGCCGAGAGCCGGTTCATCGCCGCCGACGGCAGCGAGGCGACGCAGAGGCTCTTCCACCTGATCCCCGTTCTGAGCGCCACCGCCAACAAGGGGACCGAGACGCAGACGCGCACGCTCGGCGGGCGCGGATACTGCCAGCAGGGCGGCCTTGAGGTTCTCGAGACGGTCCGCTTCCGCGAGCTGGCGCCGCAGATCGCGACCGAGGCTCTGGCCCTGCTCGATGCGCCCAACTGCCCGTCGGGCAAGCTCGATCTCCTTCTCGATCCCGATCAGATGATCCTGCAGATCCACGAGTCGATCGGGCATCCGCTCGAGCTGGACCGGATCCTGGGAGACGAGCGCAACTACGCGGGGACGAGCTTCGTCACGCCCGAGATGATCGGCACCTATCAGTACGGGTCGAAGCTACTGAACATCACGTTCGATCCCTCGCGCAGGGAGCAGTTCGCGACCTACGGATTCGACGACGAGGGGCAGCCGGCGAAGCGCGAGTTCATCATCAAGGACGGGATCCTCGTGCGCGCCCTCGGCGGGACGACCTCGCGCGGCCGCTCCGGGATTCCCGGCGTGGCGAACGCGCGCGCATCGGGCTGGAACCGCCCGCCGATCGACCGGATGGCGAATCTCAACCTGGAGCCGGGCGACTCGACGCTCGAGCAGATGATCGCCGCCGTGGAGGACGGCGTCTACATGAAGGCGAACCGCTCCTGGTCGATCGACGACTCGCGCAACAAGTTCCAGTTCGGCTGCGAGTGGGCCAGGCGGATCGAGAAGGGGAAACTCACGACCCTCCTCAAGAACCCGAACTACCGCGGGATCTCGGCGACCTTCTGGCGAAACCTCAAACTGGTCGCCAACGCCTCCACCCTGCAGATCATGGGGACCCCCTATTGCGGCAAGGGGGAGCCGAATCAGATGGTCCGCGTGGGGCATGCCGCGCCTGCCTGCCTCTTCGCTGGCGTTGACGTCTTCGGAGGAGAATGACGATGCAACAGGCGTTCTATGAGCTTGCCGATCACTTGACGTCCCTGATGCGCGGGGGCGAGGTCTACACCTGCTACTTCTCGGGCGAGGTCTCCGATTTCGTCCGCTTCAACAAGAGCGCGATCCGGCAGCCGGGCCGCGTGACCCAGCGCCACCTGTTCATCGATCTGATCTCGGGATCGCGGCATGCCTCCGGCACGATCGGATTGTCCGGCGACCCGGCCGCAGACAAGGGCAGGGTCGCCGACCTCGCGCAGAAGCTGCGCGACGCGATTCCGCATCTTCCCGAGGATCCGCACCTGCTCTATTCGACCGAGGTCCGCTCGGGCGAGCGGATCCAGGAGAGCACGCTCCCCTCCCCCGCGGAGGCCACGGACGCGATCCTCGCGGCCGGGCGGGGGCGCGACCTGGTGGGGATCTATGCGGCCGGCGGGATCTTCGCAGGCTTCGCAAACTCCTTCGGTCAGCGGAACTGGTACGCGAATCACAGCTTCAACTTCGACTGGAGCTTCTATCACGCGGGCGACAAGGCGGTGAAGTGCTCCTACGCGGGCTTCGCCTGGGACCAGAAGGCCTTCGAGACCAAGGTCGCCGAGGCGGCGCGGCAGCTCGAGGTTCTCGCGCTGCCCCCCAAGGTGATCCAGCCGGGGAAGTACCGCGTCTATCTGACCCCCAACGCCCTCTACGAGCTCCTCGGGACGCTCTGCTGGAGCGGGTTCGGGCTCAAGGACAACAAGACCCGGCAGAGCTGCTTCCTCAAGATGATCGACGGCGAAGCGCGTCTTCACGAATCGGTCACGATCCTCGAGAACACGGCCAAGGGAGTCGCTCCCGACTTCCAGGCGCAGGGGTTCATCAAGCCCCCGCATGTGGCGCTGATCGAGAAGGGACGCTACGCCAATTCGCTGGCCTCGCCCCGCTCGGCCAAGGAGTACGGGGTCCCGACGAATGGGGCCTCCGACATCGAGATGCCCGAGTCGCTCGACATGCAGCCCGGGACGATCCCCGCGGCGGAGGCGCTCTCGCGTCTCGGCACGGGCGTCTACGTCAGCAATCTCTGGTACCTGAACTACTCCGACCGGCCGGCGTGCAGGATCACAGGGATGACCCGCTTCGCGACCCTCTGGGTCGAGAACGGCAAGATCGCCGCGCCGTTATCGGTCATGCGCTTCGACGAGACCACCTACCGGATGCTGGGCGAGAAGCTGGTCGGCCTCACCGATCGGACCGAGATGATCCTCGACGCGTACACGTACGAGTCGCGGTCGGTGGGAAGCGGCAGGGTCCCCGGCGCGCTGATCGAGGACTTCACGTTCACGCTCTGACCCGCGGGATGGATTCGCGGTGAGAATCTGCTCGCTCGCAAGCGGGAGCTCCGGAAACGCGACCTACATCGCTTCCGAGAGGACTTCGATCCTCGTGGACTGCGGGACCTCCGCCCGCGAGGTCGAGGCGCGGCTCGCCTCGATCGAGGTCGATCCTGCGGAGATCGACGCGATTCTGATCACTCACGCCCACACCGATCACTACCGATGCGCCGGGACGTTGAACGCCCGCTATGGGATCCCCGTCCACGTCGATCCATCGACCGCGAGGGCGATCCGGTCGCGCGACCGCTGGACATCCTGGAAGCGACTCCGCGAGACGATGCCGATCCCCGACCATGTCGGAGACATCGAGGTCCGCGCGCTCGACACGTCCCACGGCTTCCCGGCGCGCGACGGAAGGACCGTCGCCTATCTCTTCAAGAACCGGGGGAGAAGGGTCGGCGTGGTGACCGACCTCGGCAAGCCGACCCGCGGGCTGGTCGCGGCGCTGAAAGGAGTGGACGCGATCGTCCTCGAGGCGAACTACGACGAGGAGGTCCTTCGCGACAAGCTCTCCGATCCGGGCTTCGCGGGCGACTGGCGCTACCTCGAGTGGGTGGCGAGCGAGATGGGGCACTTGTCGAACAGCCAGTGCGCGCAGATCCTGAGCGAGATTCTCGATGATGGCTCCGCGCATGTCTTCATCGGCCACGTCAGCGAAAACCACCACGACCCCCGCCAGGACAACAACGAGTCGGAGCACGCGATGCGGGTCATCCGCGGCCTGCTCGCGCGCGACGGGCTTCCCGCCCCTCACCTTCATCGCACCTACAGGATCGGGAGGGACGCGAGCAAGGCGAGCCGGGTGATTGTGGTGTGACCAAGCCTCGCGGGCAAGCGGTCCTGGACGCCCCTGACGATAGGTTTCAACCTCCTGGCGGGCAACCTCAGAAGGTTCGCGCGAGTTGAGGCTTGAGTGCGCCTGGTTCTCATGTATATTAAGTCTCCAACCGTCCTGCGCAGGAGTGCCGTAGTGCCTGAAGCAGGAACGATGTATCCGACGACACGAAGATGAACCACTCCGAAATCGTCAGCTTCCTCTGGGGTGTCGCGGACTTGATCCGCGACACCTTCAAGCGCGGCAAGTACCAGGACGTGATCCTCCCGCTGACCGTCCTGCGCCGCCTCGACTGCGTCCTGGCTCCGACCAAGGAAAGGGTCCTCGCCAAGCAGGCCGAGCTTCGCAGCAAGAAGCTCGAGAACCTCGACCCGCAGCTCCGCAAGGTCGCGGGCTTCGCCTTCTACAACACCTCACGCTACGACTTAGAGAAGCTCCTCGCGGACGCGCCCCATCTGGCCGCCAATCTGCGCAACTACATCGCGGGCTTCAGCCCCAACATGCGGGAGGTTCTGGAGAAGTTCGACTTCGACAACACGATCAGCAAGCTCGACGAGGGCGGCCTCCTGTTCCAGGTGCTCGAGCGGTTCAAGAACGTGGACTTGCACCCGGACAGGATCGACAACCCCACGATGGGAATGATCTTCGAGGAGCTGATCCGGAAGTTCAACGAGGCGCTGAACGAGAATCCCGGCGAGCACTTCACGCCGCGCGACGTCGTCCACCTGATGGTCGATCTCATGCTGGCCGGGGACGAGTCGGAGATCCGCGCCAAGAAGGCGATCCGCACGGTCTACGATCCCTGCTGCGGGTCGGGCGGTATGCTCATGATCACCAAGGAGCACATCACCATCGGCCTGCGCAAGAATGGCGAGGCGCTCCGCCCCGCGATCAATCCGGACGCCGAGATCCATCTCTTCGGGCAGGAAGTGAATCCCGAGACCTGGGCGGTCTCGAAGTCCGATCTCTTCATGAAGGACCCGACGGGGCGCGACGCCGACAACATCGCATACGGCAGCACCCTGTCCCATGACCGTCACGCCGGCAAGAGCTTCGACTACCTGATCGCCAATCCACCCTACGGGAAGGACTGGAAGCGCG contains:
- a CDS encoding phosphatase PAP2 family protein; protein product: MRVVDTDLRGRGRPGVRMRRRSRAPARRAPRGEDRPMTAGLGLRAHPRLIEFFAVCAGLLLLSAAVLAFDLDLRVSSLFHDETSDPSWCGKGQALWDAVYRYGVWPANATAIGAALLAILSIFLARLRVHRRDCLLLVLTLLVGPGLLVNAILKEETGRPRPRDIVEFGGAEAFHPVGRIDLDGEGRAFPSGHASMGFYFTSVYLALRRNRRSGARAGARVALGGSLFAGGLLGLQRIAVGAHFLSDIIWSGGIVYLAALGLDSLLGKFRWATPAPPRPPTR
- a CDS encoding succinate dehydrogenase iron-sulfur subunit: MKRTFRIWRTDPSDPAKGALKEYEIEVQEAWTVLDALNEIKWRHDGSLAFRRSCRHGICGSCAMTIDGKNTLACELQVSACKGKVVTVEPLRSFPVLRDLVVDQTDFFARYETVKPYLICSKQAPTDKERKQSPEDRKLIDGTWECILCGACTSSCPVYWSSSQFLGPAALLKAYRYVFDTRDEGFGDRLQALDSKHGLWRCHTIFNCVEACPKALNPTEAIVKLRRKVLTERI
- the sdhA gene encoding succinate dehydrogenase flavoprotein subunit; translation: MIAPSERHRHDVVVVGAGIAGLYAALKASEHFDTAVLSKVFPTRSHSGAAQGGCAASLGNMQEDNWEWHLFDTVRGSDYLGDQDAQEVLVREAVPVMYEMEHLGVPFSRTPDGKIAQRPFGGHYADFGKGDIARSCYAADRTGHAQLHTLYEQCVKRGVRFYTEFYVTQLIVRDGACLGVVAWDLTNGGLHIFHSRATMLATGGYARAWQITTNAHANTGDGLSHILRAGLPLEDMEFVQFHPTGLYPHGILISEAARGEGGYLVNDKGERFMERYAKAKMELAPRDVVSRAEQTEIDEGRGIGGRPYLFCDLRHLGAAKIHEVLPQIHELALKFCGVDCVKDPIPIQPTAHYSMGGIPTGLDTAVYADEKKTPVPGLFASGECACVSVHGANRLGTNSTLECAVYGRLGGIAMVDWLRAQRSEPPPLPEGPDAASRAEIEHLFSGGGGESDAEIRQALQVGMTARCGIYRNAADLEKQLAEVKSLRERYGKVRVSDRSLRVNTELIEAIELGHMLDFSLTIVTGAIARKECRGAHWRTDHPWRDDKDWLKHTFSWLEENGSVRLAYRPVTITRFQPQERKY
- the sdhC gene encoding succinate dehydrogenase, cytochrome b556 subunit, giving the protein MATTQLAFIFTISFPSEYGVEETPRQGHDLCAARVDAASARGQAGGTMRYRWHLGYVAWILNRVTGIAITAYLAIHIWVIHHLTQGPEGFDKVMGFVQQPLFKLGEIGLLGIILYHAMNGIRILIVEWGRGALYQKKLFWWVMAIGVALFIFGAYPILLSAFHGGGHSIGEVIR
- a CDS encoding fructose-bisphosphate aldolase class II, with protein sequence MPLLPMRVLLDHAAEHGYGVGAFNVNNMEQIQAIMAAAQKTESPVIIQASRGARSYSQDNYLRHLMLAAAELYPAIPVAMHQDHGTSPEVCFSAIEQGFTSCMMDGSLLEDGKSPAPYSYNVETTRKVVEYAHRRGVTVEGELGTLGGIEDGHGAGLTGDEALAHLTDPAQAEQFVAETGVDALAVAIGTSHGAYKFKQRPTGEVLKIGIIKEIHRRLPNCHMVMHGSSSVPKELIDIINRYGGQIPETYGVPVEEIQEGIRNGVRKINVDTDNRLAITGAIRKVFAEKPAEFDPRSYLKPAREAMQRVCEERMIAFGQAGHAGGIKVVSLDDMARRYVTMGR
- a CDS encoding TldD/PmbA family protein; protein product: MHTDIKKLFREVAPAVDFCSLRVLREASEQLMVRHEIPQPVVFREDIGGMVTVIDRGGLGYAATSDLSREGLRRAVEDATEWAKRSAGRAVTNFTAIEQPHPTGHYETPVRAPWQSMPMAQKMDILRQECKRLRTEEKIVDSVASFWYTEAESRFIAADGSEATQRLFHLIPVLSATANKGTETQTRTLGGRGYCQQGGLEVLETVRFRELAPQIATEALALLDAPNCPSGKLDLLLDPDQMILQIHESIGHPLELDRILGDERNYAGTSFVTPEMIGTYQYGSKLLNITFDPSRREQFATYGFDDEGQPAKREFIIKDGILVRALGGTTSRGRSGIPGVANARASGWNRPPIDRMANLNLEPGDSTLEQMIAAVEDGVYMKANRSWSIDDSRNKFQFGCEWARRIEKGKLTTLLKNPNYRGISATFWRNLKLVANASTLQIMGTPYCGKGEPNQMVRVGHAAPACLFAGVDVFGGE
- a CDS encoding TldE/PmbA family protein, producing MQQAFYELADHLTSLMRGGEVYTCYFSGEVSDFVRFNKSAIRQPGRVTQRHLFIDLISGSRHASGTIGLSGDPAADKGRVADLAQKLRDAIPHLPEDPHLLYSTEVRSGERIQESTLPSPAEATDAILAAGRGRDLVGIYAAGGIFAGFANSFGQRNWYANHSFNFDWSFYHAGDKAVKCSYAGFAWDQKAFETKVAEAARQLEVLALPPKVIQPGKYRVYLTPNALYELLGTLCWSGFGLKDNKTRQSCFLKMIDGEARLHESVTILENTAKGVAPDFQAQGFIKPPHVALIEKGRYANSLASPRSAKEYGVPTNGASDIEMPESLDMQPGTIPAAEALSRLGTGVYVSNLWYLNYSDRPACRITGMTRFATLWVENGKIAAPLSVMRFDETTYRMLGEKLVGLTDRTEMILDAYTYESRSVGSGRVPGALIEDFTFTL